TCAGGATAGGAGGTGTAGCCAGAGATTTACCTGAGGGCTTTATTGAAAAGACAAAAGAATTTATTAACGCATTTCCGGGCAGGTTAAAAGATTATGAAACACTTCTTACAAAAAATAAGATATGGATGATGAGGACTAAGGGTGTTGGAGTTATTTCAGCGGACGATGCGATTAATTATGGTTTGAGCGGGCCGAGTTTAAGGGGTTCCGGGGTAAGGTGGGACGTTAGAAAAACTGAACCGTATGCGGCATATGATGAGATGGATTTCCTTGTGCCTGTTGGTACAAACGGTGATGTATACGATCGCTATCTTGTAAGGTTAGAAGAGATGCGTCAGAGTAATGAGATTATACGCCAGGCCATGGATAATCTCCCGGGAGGTGAATACATTGCGGATATTCCTGATGTTACTTTACCGAAAAAGGAGGAACTCAAACAGAGTATGGAGACTCTCATTCACCATTTCAAGATCGTAACCGGAGGTATTTGTCCGCCGGCTGGTGAAGTATATGCGTGTGTAGAAGCTCCTAAGGGTGAACTTGGATATTATATAATCAGTGACGGGACTAAGAACCCATATAGAGTAAAAATCAGACCTCCGTCATTTGTTAATTTAGAGTCTCTACAACAGATGATACTGGGTCGCCTGCTTGCTGATGTGGTTGCTGTAATTGGAAGCCTGGATATTGTCTTAGGAGAAATTGACCGTTAGTGCTTTGGGAATGATAACAGAATGGGTAAAAGAAAAAAACAATCTATAGAAAAAAAAGCTTTAGACCTGACTAAGGCAGAAGAAATATTAGATATTTATGAAGGTATGGATGGCGCATTAATCCCTGTTTTGCAAAAAATACAGAATGAATATGGCTACATACAGGAAGAGACTGTCAATCTTGTCTCTGAAAGGATGAATATCAGTGCCAGTGAAATTATAGGGGTTGCTACATTTTATTCGCAATTCCGTCTGGAGCCTATAGGTGTACATATGATTAAGGTCTGTTGTGGGACTGCTTGCCATGTCAAAGGGGCTAATAAATTGACGAGTGAATTTTCAAAAAAACTGGATGTTGCGGTGGGTT
Above is a genomic segment from Candidatus Scalindua japonica containing:
- the nuoE gene encoding NADH-quinone oxidoreductase subunit NuoE translates to MGKRKKQSIEKKALDLTKAEEILDIYEGMDGALIPVLQKIQNEYGYIQEETVNLVSERMNISASEIIGVATFYSQFRLEPIGVHMIKVCCGTACHVKGANKLTSEFSKKLDVAVGSTTKDRMFTLEEVACLGACSLAPIITLDGDVHGNLVPDNVGNIIQGIGKHGKTK
- the nuoD gene encoding NADH dehydrogenase (quinone) subunit D, translating into MTATTTEQVMTINMGPQHPSTHGVLRLLLELDGETIVKVTPDIGYLHRGIEKLAEHKTYHQFIPLTDRLDYLAPMSNNMGYALAVEKLLDIELPERSHYIRVIMCELTRISSHLLWLATHALDIGAMTVFFYCFRERETLNDIFEMVAGARMNLSYIRIGGVARDLPEGFIEKTKEFINAFPGRLKDYETLLTKNKIWMMRTKGVGVISADDAINYGLSGPSLRGSGVRWDVRKTEPYAAYDEMDFLVPVGTNGDVYDRYLVRLEEMRQSNEIIRQAMDNLPGGEYIADIPDVTLPKKEELKQSMETLIHHFKIVTGGICPPAGEVYACVEAPKGELGYYIISDGTKNPYRVKIRPPSFVNLESLQQMILGRLLADVVAVIGSLDIVLGEIDR